In the Entelurus aequoreus isolate RoL-2023_Sb linkage group LG16, RoL_Eaeq_v1.1, whole genome shotgun sequence genome, gagtAATAAAAAAACTTCCCCCATTGAGGATTGCCACCTTATCCTGGTCAGAGGGTTTGTGCTTGACCCTTTCTTGGAGAGTGAGACgaatattgttattttcaaatggacactccaaatggccaacggtcagatatttgttgttgttgaaaaaaaaaaaaaagaaaaaaaaaaagaaaaaaaaaaaaagttataaaaaacttccccctggaggattgccaccttatcgtggtcagGGGGTTTGCGTGCTTCCATGACCCTAAGAGCTATAGCTGGTCTTAGGGTAGAAGCCTGACTAAGTGCAAtctaaatggcaaaaaacaacaacaacaacaacaccatacaattaatacaattcggtcacattcaatgatggccgcctaacagtattcaaactgcGATAACTCGGTCTAAgatggttggattgactcacaatttgtttctttgtgttcaggggacCTAGGAGCACAAATAAGTGGTTTACCACTGGGAGGTtatccggggggggggggcgtagtgtgccaaaaaatcaataaaaaatggtcaaatttgacaccaaacggtattcaaacaacaataattcagtgtatgatggtcagatcGACTCAGAGTTGACTTCTCTGTGTTCAGAAGacttgggagcacaaaaaagtcaattggatcatgtgtctTACTCCCACACACAACAACTTATAGAGCTTTACATCTCTGGGGTCTATgtgacccctgaggaacgatggtgtaggcaaaaatcgaggtcaataggagggttaaaaggaaaggccatgtaacacagtggtgaacatgccctttcccaactactttggcacgtgttgcagccatgaaattctaaagttaattattatttgcaaaaaaaaaaatgtttatgagtttgaacatgaaatatgttgtctttgtagcatattcaactgaatatggcttgaaaatgatttgcaaatcattgtattccgtttatatttacatctaacacaatttcccaactcatatggaaacggggtttgtattaaatggaaaaatgtgggaactgATGTGCGTGGTCACTTCACCGCACTGAACCTACCTGCAGCAGGTACTCGAGCTTGCAGAAGAACTTGCGCAGGTTGGCGCTGTTGTCGGTTACAGGTTCCGAATACTCATCGTGTTCTTGACTCAACTGTAGCACGGCATCTAAGACACAAACGTAAGAAAACGTTAGAAACAGCTCACTCGCAGTGTGATGGAGTAAACCAGTGCGTCttttatttaccatgtaaatcTCTGATGATCCTCTGCAGCTGACTCTGGCCAACTGATGTGCAGGAGGCCATCGTGGACAACTTCTGGATTCCAGAAAATAATTTCCAAAGgttaggaggccacagggaagacccaggacacgttgggaagactatgtctcccggatggcctggggacgcctcgggatcccccgggaagagctggacgaagtggccggggagagggaagtctgggcttctctgcttaggctgctgcccccgcgacccgacctcggataagcggaagaagatggatggatgttgtttcAAATGAATGAGCCAACTTAAAGACACATCAcagcaggtcacactgaggaatGTTGCTATAATTACAGACAACAGATGGCATATTTCACATTAGTAAATGCGTCATTGACAAACAATGTACATTTAATCCATGCAGTGACTCCCAGCTAACACACGTCACTATAGCACAGCCACCTGCTATTAGCCCCTACTTCCGGGTCCTGGAACGTTGTTTGAACACAAACATCGACTCGGGCTGATAGTAAAATAAGAGACAACCATGTATCAGCGCATAATAAATGCCAAAAATGACACTTACTTGGCGTATACTGCCTAGAATGACCAAAACAAATGCGTTCTTTGGTGGAAACCCGCGGCAGTGACTGGGGGTGGGGCTAAATCCATGATTGACAGGCGTGCTGACCAACCGGCTAGGCGCAGTTTGATTAAATTCAAGTTCGGTTGAGATACAGCGAGTAGATAAACAAGAGGagctatttttcatttttattcatgAATTTTAAATTCTGCTGTTGGTGGGTAAATTATATTTTATACAATATAGAAGATACAAAATATATGTGCAATGTAACATTCTAACATAGACTGAGACAAACTTTGACAAAATGGTTCCACACAGTAGCaatcagtttcaaaggatggaaaggataatgcaggtattaagtagactaaaaatgtatcatagtagcaatataaaatattacatatacatatatatatatatatatatatatatatatatatatatatatatatatatatatatatatatatatatatatatatatatatatatatatatatatatatatatatatatatatatatacatatacatatatctacataggtgtatagaggcccatttccagcaactatatcactccagtgttctaatggtacaatgtgtttgctcattggctcagaaggctaattgatgattagaaaacccttgtgcaatcatgttcacacatctgaaaacactttagctcgttacagaagctacaaaactgaccttcctttgagcagattgagtttctggagcatcacatttgtggggtcaattaaacgctcaaaatggccagaaaaagagaactttcatctgaaactccacagtctattcttgttcttaaaaatgaaggctatatatatatatatatatatatatatatatatatatatatatatatatatatatatatatatatatatatatatatatatatatatatatatatatatatatatatatatatatatatatatatatatatatatatatatatatatatatatatatatatatatatatatattttatatgggggtgctggagcctatctcagctgcattcgggcggaaggcgatgtacaccttggacaagttgctacctcataatattatattatatatattatataaacagtatataatatactcatatatcatattattatattgtattatatttgtacatactatatacaatatataacaaatcccattgacttagacttagacttcctttttattgtcattcaaatttgaactttacagcacagataagaatgaaatttcattacattagctcatggtagggcaggataaaaaaaagcaataaggtgcatatataaataaataaatatatataaataatatgtatataatatatatatatataaaataaataaatatatataaatatatataaataaatgaatagattattgtacagataaatatattgcactttttcacatacgtccacgtttatggatgtatgttatattgtcttttttattccagcgagttaatccaaccaaccatgtacaatattacagtagatGTAACGGCtgcaaagggaaaaaaaagggcagcatgaaATAgcgagtagatccagcagaaaatagacattataaacaaagagaggtagctaacatgtcaggtgtcaggtaatagacatgcACCTCACATATATTTTTTCATGATATAccctaaatagggatgtccgataatggctttttgccgatatccgatatgccgatattgtccaactctttaattaccgataccgatatcaaccgataccgatatatacagtcgtggaattaacacattattatgcctaatttggacaaccaggtatggtgaagataaggtactttttaaaaaaatgaatcaaataaaataagataaataaattaaaaacattttcttgaataaaaaagaaagtaaaacaatataaaaacagttacgtagaaactagtaattaatgaaaatgagtaaaatgaagtgttaaaggttagtactattagtggagcagcagcacgcacaatcatgtgtgcttacggactgtatcccttgcagactgtattgatatatattgatatataatgtaggaagcagaatattaataacagaaagaaacaacccttttgtgtgaatgagtgtgaatggggtgggttggtgcactaattgtaagtgtatcttgtgttttttatgtgaataaaaaaatttaaaaaaattaaaaaattaaaaaaccgatactgataataaaaaaacgataccgataatttccgatattacattttaacgcatttatcggccgataatatcggcagaccgatattatcggacatctctaaccctAAATATATGTAAAAGCATGCATTGAATATGCAGGATATAACTGCTTTAGTTTTACTCCAGTGTTTGCTCAAAAATGCCAGAGGTGAAACTAGTGTGGGTGTGGAGCCTGAAAATGATGTTGACAGCTACAGCTCATAATAAAGGAACAGTGGCTTTCACTTATCTCTAACTGAAGGACTATCTGGTGTGTGTGGACTATAGCTTTTGTGCAGGTACAGTATTTTCTCTACATTATTCAGTCTTATAAATGAGGACCTTGACTGACAATATTTCATTATTGTCCTTTTAAAATACGCAAGTATTGCTGATAAGCTCATTTCTATTGATTGTCTAATTGATTGAGGAAAATGACAATTAGTATTGACATCTGTAAAAGCTCGGGCGTTGTGTTGTAGTTTTTGAACACGGTTTACAAAAGAAATAGCTTGAGAGTATTTACCTTGCTGAGCAGCTAAACCAACAACACAATGTACTCCACTAGCGGCTGCATGAAGAtgcaaagtgtgatgataaccacagAAGCAACTAAAATGAAGTGGTCTTTTTTTTCCATGTGTGTGTGATTTCTTCCTAGACATGCCTGCAACAGAGGAGTTGAGCAGCTTCCCAGCAACTACCTGGACATATGAGGATGATTACAAATATGACGATTATGAGTATGACAACTTCTACATGGATGAAAAGTGTAACGCCACAGGCCTGGTGCACTTTGGAGAGATCAGCAGTCCCATCTTCTTCTCGGCCACGCTGGTCCTGAGTCTGCTGGGCAACATCCTGGTCACGGTGATCCTGCTCAAGTACGAGAACATCAAAACCCTCACCAACGCCTTTATCTTCAACCTGGCCGTGTCGGACCTCCTCTTCGCCGCGGCGTTGCCCTTCTGGGCCTACTACCACGTGTTCGGCTGGACTTTAGGGGAGACGGCGTGCAAGGTGGTGAGCTTTGTGTTCGACGTGGGCTTCTACAGCAGCGGCCTGCTCCTCATCGCCATGACGGTCCAGCGTTACGCGGCCGTGTTGAACCCTCTCTCGGGATTGGTGTCTGCCGCAGGTGCCTGCAGTCTGCGAGCCTCCGCGCTCATTTGGATTCTTAGCATCCTGGTTGCCACCCCTGCCTTCATTTTCTCCAAAGTCGTAATCCAAGACGGACTGGGCGAATGCGTGTACGGGGATTCCTACGGCAGCCTGTGGAGAATCTACCAGCAAAACCTTCTTTTTCTCCTCATCTCGGCCGTGTTCATCTTTTGCTATTCTCAAATCTTGTGCCGACTGCTGCGTCCTTCCTCCCAAAGACGCAGAAGCAAAACCTTGAAGCTCATTTTCGCGCTCTTGCTGGTCTTCTTCGTAGGATGGGCTCCTTACAACGTCACGCTCTTCCTTAAATCTTTGCACTTTTGGCCAGAAACGGCCGTCAACTTCACCACTTTAGCGGAAAGATGCCCGGGACGCAATCTGCTGGGTTACGCCTTCCACGTCAGCAGACTTTTGGCCTTCTCGCACTGCTGCCTCAACCCCGTCTTCTACGTTTTGGTGGGCTCCAAGTACAAAAGCCACCTGAAGAGAATGATGGGGGGCCATCGCCACGGCAACGTAAGCAGTCGACAGAGCCGCTATACGATCACGTCGCTGTCGAGCGGGGAGGAGCTGGTTCTGTAAGACttggtgtgtccaaagtgcgtgaCCGGCCCCAAACTCAGGGTTTTTTTTGCCAAATttattataaaacttttttttatttttttaaaaattattttaaacaacattaaaaaaagacacaagatacacttaccattagtgcatcaacccaagaaaaccctccctcccccattcacacccatccacactcatttacacaaaatgggctgtctctttctgttattaaaaaaaacaaaacttctgtggccgtacttatcaaacttcttagaattactcctaagaagtctgctaagagttgacttaagagtaaataaattcttggctgaaagctgcacttaaaagttagttatcaagcgtcttactcacactttcagcgaagtgtaggactgaatcttaagtgtcacactcagagctgaattacgacattactatgtgccgtaaacgcaattttaggtgacgtaatttctgtgtccatagaaatgaccaatcacggaagggaatccgttgtctaagaataaagaaatatcttggaaatatttaagtg is a window encoding:
- the LOC133631433 gene encoding chemokine XC receptor 1-like, with product MPATEELSSFPATTWTYEDDYKYDDYEYDNFYMDEKCNATGLVHFGEISSPIFFSATLVLSLLGNILVTVILLKYENIKTLTNAFIFNLAVSDLLFAAALPFWAYYHVFGWTLGETACKVVSFVFDVGFYSSGLLLIAMTVQRYAAVLNPLSGLVSAAGACSLRASALIWILSILVATPAFIFSKVVIQDGLGECVYGDSYGSLWRIYQQNLLFLLISAVFIFCYSQILCRLLRPSSQRRRSKTLKLIFALLLVFFVGWAPYNVTLFLKSLHFWPETAVNFTTLAERCPGRNLLGYAFHVSRLLAFSHCCLNPVFYVLVGSKYKSHLKRMMGGHRHGNVSSRQSRYTITSLSSGEELVL